A stretch of Aedes aegypti strain LVP_AGWG chromosome 2, AaegL5.0 Primary Assembly, whole genome shotgun sequence DNA encodes these proteins:
- the LOC5563839 gene encoding MOG interacting and ectopic P-granules protein 1 isoform X2, translating to MGEVGAAANEHPPSAKAVKENGELNGTGESDEQSTGELEGTGLMIAKVASGADAIHNAKARKVSEGSEVDENSQTSQPISSSNGQTEGEGDETSQDAADEESRSEVVRVDNENHDTVESMDVDEQEEGRREGKSRSVSENGNDPLGGSLGHLADEDSKSKSGDEGMDVDASTNGHSAADKTDDNDVIDDDSDKPVSINSDSENDDDLVETGKSVATDSMDGNSKSNDTVSMSSKSNGGNAKQQNGDCDGDVTILSDKEEDCVVIDDEDGDTNSSTPSLKKSEADDSSLRRSSRVRKSTLSQNISTIDDDDDIEEIIDDPLNIAAAKKPRLSINQSLQNNSFKGQLTPQPQKSLLSNNQSNATKDPHLVIIDTHSLMNRSGGSTSSPMTPKSTNSSYSILPTGMSPNSSFNSPRSVLNPVAAAANLMSKSNPPPLAPVTPLLPALTDDMFVLEAPSFIVPYIYEKPAPENLRDIVSELEAKIKEMRKKLEESEKDDEKDDDNSQESTASGEKKSSSSDVEAESEAEKKKKSKRKKKNDDDDDWDELETSTDDEASDEENKTKVLIKEVKSDIDMIKEHIITPAKDDLTSTSNTSLGSSALIDPKKSENYFENPLGKFFMNIGINLVQEYVQTDLLRQQKKKRDREGKPSASTQMAINSLIKNLEFSKENNRPFKFEIKRCEYCPFKSESALAMAHHYETPHMRNYIYKCNFCSYETRPPHDILYHMEAMHNIKGRLEKASMYHACPNCPFEDNGKSKLARHAVACAKKFRPEINLNPPLDWEPPAKIPRIKPKHGLVGTATAYQAMTAQQQKNLAMVNQRVQSVNNINPVNISQLSAAAQAAALRARGGRPQPMTASTPTSVLRSTANPAMRTSMSPGGMVMPNNFQLSAAAIAAAAANKFLPSTMGMKPGMKPTQQPSISITPLPRQSNATNMAVAGALSKLQAAGTSAVKPGQNPAGNKTAFVVCEICDGYIKDLDQLRNHMQWIHKVKIHPKMIYNRPPLNCQKCQYRFFTDQGLERHLLGSHGLVTSSMQEAANKGKDAGRCPVCGRVYQWKLLNHVSRDHNMTLKPAHLSYKCTVCTATFGMYKQFESHVYSAHSTVAKKALDNKKPAAGSSAMPMRGSMGAGSDSLLKPLKINDEITIIPQPTSKGAAKPIEIESHVID from the exons ATGGGCGAAGTAGGAGCGGCTGCCAACGAGCATCCGCCGTCAGCCAAAGCGGTCAAGGAAAATGGCGAACTCAACGGTACCGGCGAAAGCGACGAACAGTCAACTGGCGAGCTGGAGGGCACCGGGCTCATGATTGCCAAGGTGGCCTCCGGTGCGGACGCCATCCACAACGCCAAGGCTCGCAAAGTCAGCGAAGGCAGTGAGGTGGACGAGAACTCACAAACATCCCAGCCTATCAGCAGTAGCAACGGCCAAACCGAGGGCGAGGGAGACGAAACTTCACAGGATGCGGCCGATGAAGAAAGTCGGTCAGAGGTGGTTCGAGTGGATAACGAGAACCATGATACAGTGGAATCGATGGACGTAGACGAACAGGAGGAAGGCCGTCGCGAGGGAAAGTCTCGAAGCGTAAGTGAAAATGGAAACGATCCATTGGGTGGAAGCCTCGGACATTTGGCAGATGAGGATTCAAAGTCTAAAAGTGGCGACGAAGGCATGGATGTCGATGCCTCTACGAATGGCCACAGCGCTGCCGATAAGACAGATGATAATGATGTGATTGACGATGATAGTGACAAACCGGTCAGTATTAACTCCGATTCCGAGAATGATGACGACCTGGTTGAGACTGGTAAGAGCGTAGCGACTGATAGCATGGATGGGAACTCGAAATCGAATGATACAGTTTCGATGTCCAGCAAATCGAATGGCGGTAACGCCAAACAGCAGAATGGTGATTGCGATGGCGACGTAACGATCCTCAGCGATAAAGAGGAAGACTGTGTTGTGATCGATGATGAAGACGGTGACACAAACTCAAGTACACCTAGTCTGAAAAAGAGCGAAGCAGATGATTCTTCGTTGAGGAGAAGCTCGAGGGTACGTAAAAGCACCTTGTCGCAAAACATTTCCACTatcgatgacgatgacgacatCGAAGAAATTATCGATGATCCGCTGAATATTGCTGCAGCGAAAAAGCCTCGTTTATCGATTAATCAATCACTGCAGAATAACTCCTTCAAAGGTCAGCTTACACCACAACCTCAGAAGTCCCTTCTCTCCAACAATCAGAGCAATGCCACGAAGGATCCACACCTGGTTATCATCGATACACACAGCCTAATGAATCGTTCTGGAGGAAGCACATCCAGTCCGATGACACCAAAGTCCACGAATAGTTCTTACTCGATCCTACCCACGGGAATGTCACCGAACAGCTCGTTCAATTCGCCTCGAAGCGTCCTGAATCCGGTAGCTGCAGCAGCAAATCTCATGTCGAAATCCAATCCACCTCCATTGGCTCCGGTTACGCCACTGTTACCTGCCCTCACGGACGACATGTTTGTCCTCGAGGCACCATCCTTCATTGTTCCTTACATCTACGAGAAACCTGCTCCGGAGAATCTTCGAGACATTGTAAGCGAACTGGAAGCCAAAATCAAAGAAATGCGTAAAAAGCTGGAAGAATCCGAGAAGGACGACGAAAAGGACGATGACAACAGCCAAGAATCGACGGCCAGTGGCGAAAAGAAATCGTCATCCAGCGATGTTGAGGCAGAATCCGAAGCGGAGAAAAAGAAAAAGTCCAAACGAAAAAAGAAgaacgatgacgatgatgattgGGATGAGCTGGAAACTTCGACAGACGACGAGGCATCGGACGAGGAGAACAAAACGAAGGTCCTCATCAAAGAAGTCAAGTCGGATATCGATATGATCAAGGAACACATCATAACCCCCGCAAAGGACGATCTGACTAGTACAAGTAACACTTCTCTCGGCAGCAGTGCTCTGATTGATCCGAAAAAATCGGAGAACTATTTCGAAAATCCCCTAGGGAAGTTCTTCATGAACATTGGCATAAACCTGGTGCAGGAATACGTACAGACCGATCTGCTGAGGCAGCAGAAGAAGAAACGGGATCGTGAAGGTAAACCCTCCGCCAGCACTCAGATGGCAATTAATTCTCTGATAAAGAATCTGGAGTTCAGCAAAGAGAACAACAGACCGTTCAAGTTTGAAATCAAACGCTGCGAGTACTGTCCATTCAAGTCGGAATCGGCGCTGGCGATGGCTCACCACTACGAAACGCCGCACATGCGCAACTACATCTACAAGTGTAACTTCTGTTCGTACGAAACCCGCCCTCCACACGACATCCTCTACCACATGGAAGCGATGCACAACATCAAGGGTCGCCTGGAAAAGGCGTCGATGTATCACGCGTGTCCAAACTGTCCATTCGAGGATAACGGCAAATCGAAACTGGCCCGACATGCAGTGGCTTGTGCGAAGAAATTCCGGCCGGAGATCAACCTCAACCCGCCACTGGATTGGGAGCCGCCAGCGAAGATCCCTCGCATCAAACCGAAGCATGGACTCGTGGGAACGGCCACCGCCTATCAG GCCATGACAGCACAGCAGCAGAAGAACCTGGCCATGGTGAACCAGCGAGTACAATCCGTCAACAACATCAACCCGGTCAACATCAGCCAGCTATCGGCGGCGGCTCAGGCAGCTGCTTTGCGAGCCCGTGGTGGACGGCCCCAGCCGATGACGGCGTCCACGCCCACTAGCGTACTCCGATCAACGGCCAATCCGGCGATGCGTACGTCTATGTCGCCCGGAGGAATGGTAATGCCTAACAATTTCCAGCTCTCGGCAGCGGCAATCGCTGCTGCTGCGGCTAACAAGTTTTTGCCG AGCACCATGGGTATGAAACCGGGCATGAAACCCACACAGCAGCCCAGCATCTCCATCACACCGCTGCCGCGACAGTCGAACGCAACGAACATGGCCGTAGCCGGAGCGCTGTCGAAGCTACAAGCGGCCGGAACGTCCGCCGTGAAGCCGGGTCAGAACCCCGCCGGTAACAAGACCGCCTTCGTTGTGTGCGAAATCTGCGACGGTTATATCAAGGATCTGGACCAGCTGCGCAACCACATGCAGTGGATTCACAAAGTCAAG ATTCACCCGAAGATGATCTACAATCGCCCGCCGCTGAACTGTCAGAAATGTCAGTACCGGTTCTTCACCGATCAGGGCTTGGAGCGGCACTTGCTGGGATCGCATGGTCTGGTGACGAGTTCCATGCAGGAAGCCGCCAACAAGGGTAAAGATGCCGGCCGTTGTCCAGTTTGTGGACGG GTGTACCAATGGAAGCTCCTGAATCACGTGTCCCGGGATCACAACATGACCCTGAAGCCGGCTCACCTCTCGTACAAGTGTACGGTCTGCACGGCCACGTTCGGAATGTACAAACAGTTCGAAAGTCACGTATACTCAGCGCACAGCACGGTGGCGAAGAAAGCCCTGGACAACAAGAAGCCCGCCGCTGGCAGTAGCGCCATGCCGATGCGCGGTTCGATGGGTGCTGGCAGCGATTCGCTGCTGAAGCCGTTGAAGATCAACGACGAGATCACGATCATACCGCAGCCGACCAGCAAGGGTGCGGCGAAACCGATTGAAATCGAAAGTCATGTTATAG ATTGA